The window TTACGCCCGCACAGGAAGAACTTATCCAAGACATTGTCCACACATCGGAACTAAAGGTTAGGAAACTGTTGCCCAACCTGCCCGACAGCATCAACGTAGCGGTGGAGATTGTGGATTGGAACATCGATGTGGTCGGCGGGGTTACCGGCCGAACGGAGACCAACTCCCCTCCCCAAGTGGTGATCCAAATATCCGAGACCTACCCCGGTGGGGTTGCCAAAGCGGCCGAAACGGCCTTGGAGCATACCATTTTTCATGAATTTCACCACCTTTACCGAGGTTGGGCCATACAGGACAATAAATTTGGACCAGGTATCGATATCGCGTCGGTGAACGAGGGGCTTGCCGTGGTGTTTTCGGAAGTGTACACCGTCGCCATGGAAGCCGATAGCCCTCCCGAAGCCACAGTGGCCGAGGAATGGGCTACCGAAATATTGGCCCTGCCCATCAATGCCAATTACCAGCACTGGATGTTCCAGCATCCCGACGGCAGGGAATCCGTGGGTTACCGAACGGGGAATTATATCGTGCGCAAGGCCTTGGCAGCATCGGGCAAGAACATCCTTGAACTGAGCGAGCTCCCTCCCAACGAGATTTTAACATTGGCCGGCTATTAGAAATCGCTAGGCTTTGAGGGGACTGCTGCGTATCTTTGTAGCAAAGAAATTGGATTCCCGCCTACGCGGGAATGACAGCACTATGGAAGATAAAAAGATAATCCTGTTCGATGGCGTTTGCAATTTGTGCAACAACGCGGTCCAATTTGTCATCAAAAGGGACAAAAAGGATATTTTTCGTTACGCGGCGCTCCAAAGTGAGATTGGACAGGAGTTGGTGGCCCAACGCCAAATCGATACCAGCAAAATCGATTCCATTATTTTGATTGAGCCCGGAGTAGCCTATTTTACCAAATCGGATGCCGCCTTGGAAATTGCCCAAGATTTAGGTGGCATCTGGAAGCTTTCGGCCATTTTTACTTGGATTCCCTCCTCCATCCGCGATCGGATCTATGACGTTGTGGCCAAAAATCGGTACAAATGGTTCGGCAAGCAGGACGCCTGCATGATACCCACCCCAGAACTTAAAGCCAAGTTTTTGGATTAACTCTCTTTTTGTTTCCGATAGTTGTCGTCCCAATTCTTCACCTTGGGCTCTCCCAATTTATCTACGGATTTAGCAACCAATAAAGAAACGGTGGCATCACCGGAAACATTCACCACGGTACGGCACATATCCAAAGGTCTATCCACCGCAAAAATCAGTGCAAGTCCTGCCTCAGGAATCCCAGCCTGTGCCAATACGATGACCAACATTACCATTCCGGCACCGGGAACAGCTGCACTACCTATGGAAGCCAAGGTTGCCGTAACAATGATGCCCAACTGAGCGGAAAGACTCAGGTCCATACCAAAGGCTTGGGCGATAAAAACGGCGGCTACCGCTTGATACAAACTGGTTCCGTCCATATTGATAGTGGCACCAATGGGCAGCACAAAACTGGTCACCTCTTCCTCAACGCCCAAATGCTCCTCTACCCTTTCCATGGTCACTGGCAAGGTAGCGGCACTCGAACTGGTCGAAAAAGCCAATAATTGTGCAGGGGACATTCCTTTCATAAAAAAGGCGGGGTTGGTTTTGGTGAAAATCCATGCAATCAGCAGATATACACATAGCATAAGCGCCAAACCAAGCAGTACACAGAAGGCATACCATGCCAGGGCTTGGAAAAGGTCCAAACTTGGCGACTCCACCACCAAGGCCGCCAACAGCGCAAATACACCATAAGGTGCGGCCAACATAATAATATCTATCAATTTTAAAATGACCTCGTTAAAGCCATCGAAGAATTTTTTGACGGGTTCTGCGGTTTTCTCTGGAATCAAAATGAGCCCAATCCCAAAGAATATGGCAAAGAAAATCACCTGAAGCATGTTTCCATTGTCGCTCGCGGCCTTAAATATGTTGCTCGGAACCAAATCTTCCAGCGCCTGCAAGGGGCCCGCCTCCTTTTGTTTGTCGGCGGCAGTTTTGATGTTGTCAGCATCGCCTTTGTAGTTCTCCACAAGCTCGTTCCGGGTATCCTCTGTAATGGAACCACCGGGCTTTACCACGTTCACGACCAGTAAACCTATGGTTACCGCAATAATGGTGGTGACGATGTAAATCCCTATCGTCCGACCGCCCATTTTGGAGAGCTTCGAAATGTCCTTTAGGTCGGACACTCCCTTGATCAACGATGCCAAAATCAAGGGCACCGCAATCAATTTTAGTGAGTTGATGAAAATATTACCAAAAGGTTTGATCCAATCCGAAACAATTTTGGGACCCCAATCAAATTGAACCATTAACAACGCAAACAAAACACCCAAGGCCATCCCGATGAGGATTTGCCAGTGTAATTCCAATTTCTTCATAAAATAAAATTATGGACGGAAAGATACTTTATTGCATGGAAACCACCTAACGGCTCATCAGATTTTGTTGGTACGGGCCAGCAACGTATAGTCTGCCAACACCAATGCCGTCATGGCCTCCACAATGGGCACGGCCCTTGGTACCACACAGGGATCGTGCCTTCCCTTGCCTTGGGTGGTCACCTGCTCCCCTTCTTTGTTGATGGTGTCGTAGGCTTGCAGAACAGTGGCCACAGGCTTAAAGGCAACACTAAAATAAATGTCCATACCATTGCTGATACCCCCTTGGATACCTCCACTGCGATTGGTCTTTGTGGTGCCATCGGGGTTAAAGGCATCGTTGTGCTCACTGCCCTTCATGGCAACCCCTGCAAAGCCGCTTCCATACTCAAAACCCTTAACGGCATTGATGGAAAGCATGGCTTCACCCAAACGGGCGTGCAGCTTATCAAAAACCGGTTCTCCGAGACCGATGGGTACATTTTGGGCCACACAGGTGATAACACCACCAATGGTATCCCCTTCTTTTTTAATGGATTTGATGTATGCCTCCATCTGTTGGGCCATTTCAGGATCCGGACAGCGCACTGCATTGGATTCTATCTTGGAAAAGTCCAATTCTTGATACGGTTTATCCAATTTCATCTCCCCCACTTGCGAAACAAAGGCGTTGATTTTGATATCGTTCAGAAACTGTTTGGCGATGGCTCCCGCCACCACTCGACTTGCCGTTTCCCGTGCGGAACTCCTGCCTCCTCCTCGGTAATCACGGAAACCGTACTTTTTATCGTACACATAGTCCGCATGGGAAGGTCGGTACGAATCCTTGATATGGGAATAGTCCTTTGACTTCTGATTGGTATTGTGAATGGCAAAACCAATGGGCGTTCCCGTAGTTTTTCCTTCGAATACACCGGAATAGATCTCCACGGTATCCGGCTCCTTGCGTTGCGTGACGATGGCAGATTGCCCCGGCTTTCTGCGGTTCAGTTCTTCTTGTACCTTCTCGAGGTCCAACGTTATCCCAGCGGGACAACCATCGATAATGCCGCCCAGAGCCTTTCCATGGGATTCACCAAAGGTGGTGAGCCTAAAAAGTTGTCCAAAGGAATTTCCTGCCATTCGGTATAAAATTAGATTGCCCCCAAAGGTAGCGGATACAAAGCTAATTCAAAAACAGGCTTTTGGCTTAATGTTATTGTAACATAATTCACTTTAAGGTGATATTATTTTAACAATATCCTCATGAATTAATGATTTGGAATTGATTTCTAATTTATTCCTACCAGTTTATTTTGTACTAAACCTTATTCGATTGAAAAGAAGGAAGATAGAATTGGCAGTTATCTCGGATGTTCACCTAGGAACCTATGGCTGCCATGCGGACGAACTGATCACATACCTCAACAGCATTCAGCCCAAAAAACTGATTTTAAACGGGGACATTATCGATATTTGGCAGTTTAGCAAGCGATACTTCCCTCCTTCCCATTTAAAAGTGTTAAGAAAGATCATTGGAATGGCCTCCAGGGGTACCGAAGTGTACTATATTACTGGAAATCACGATGAAATGCTCCGTAAGTTCAGTGATACTTCAATGGGCAACTTTAAGATCATGAACAAATTGGTGTTGAACCTCGACGGTAAAAAAGCATGGATCTTTCATGGTGATGTGTTCGATGTTTCTATTCAAAATGCCAAATGGTTGGCCAAATTGGGAGGATATGGCTATGACCTACTTATTTTGATCAATAGTTTCCTTAATTGGTGCTTGGCCAAAATGGGACGGGAAAAATATTCCTTGTCCAAAAAAATAAAGAACAGCGTAAAGGGCGCGGTCAAATATATCAATGACTTTGAAAAAACCGCTGCAGAACTCGCGATAGAAAACGAGTACGATTATGTGGTCTGCGGACACATCCATCAACCTAAAAAAGAGATCTACGAAAACAAATATGGTCGATGCACCTATCTAAATTCCGGGGATTGGGTGGAAAACCTTACCGCTCTGGAATATTCCTTTAAGCGTTGGAAAATTTACCACTACAATCACGACCGGCTCTCCCCTTTCTTTATGGACGAAGACCTAAAGGAAATGGATATGAACGACCTTATTGCATCCATTACGGACAAGGAAGTGAAGATGGAAGACCTTACCGAACAACAATTCAGTGAGAGCGAAGAGCATATCGACCCTGATTTCTTAGACAACAAGGGCCTGTCTCAAGATTGAGACCGGGTGCAATGCCTCCCTTTTCGTCCCATCCTTGATTTGATGCCTACAACTGGTTCCATTGGCCGCAATAATGGTGTCCGTTGAACTTTTCTTCACTGCTGGAAATAATTTGAGCTCCCCAACCTGCATACTCACCTCATAATGTTCCTTTTCGTACCCAAAGGAACCCGCCATGCCACAACAACCCGACGGGATGATGGTTACTTTGTAATTTTCGGGCAGGTTGAGCATATCAAAGGTCACTTTTTGGTTGCTCAATGCTTTTTGATGGCAATGTCCGTGGATTTTTATGGTCCGCTCTTCTTTGGTGAAACTTTCCGAAGTAATTTGTTTTACTGCTATTTCCGAAGCCAAAAATTCCTCGATCAAAAAGGATTGCGAAGCCAGTTTGGTCAATTGGCCCTTATCCTCGTGCAACCGTTGGTATTCGTCCCTAAAAGAGAGTATGGCCGAAGGCTCCAGTCCCACAATGGAAGTTCCGGCATCCAAAATGGGCTTGAGGCGTTCCAAATTACGGGCGACCAATTTTTTGGCCTGTTTTAAAAATCCCTTCGATAGATAGGTTCTCCCGCTCTCCCCATAAAATAGTTCCACATCGTAACCCAATTTGCACAGCAATTCGATGGCATCCTTACCGATCTGGATATCCAAATATTGGACAAACTCATCGATATATAGCACCACCTGCTTTTTGGAAAGCTCCGTACGCGCTGCACGCTGCTTTTTAAGGTGATTGTTAAAATTAAAGCGTCCTACTTGTGGTAAACTCCTTTCAGGCGCCACTCCAGTAGCTTTTTTGATGAAATTCCCAATGGTTTTGGATTCGTACATCCAATTGGTTACTCCTGAAACCTTGCTGCCCAAGGCATTCAGTTGGGTATTGTGGGCAAACAGCTTGCTGCGCAAGGAATAGCCGTTCGCTTCCTGATAATGGTACAGAAACTCCGCCTTCAAGGTGGCCACGTCCACATTGCTCGGGCACTCACTGGCACAGGCCTTGCAACTCAAACAAAGGTCAAAGACCTGCTTTAGCTCTTCATGGTCGAAGCGGTTCGGTTTTTCGGAATGCGTCAAAAACTCCCGCAGCGCATTGGCCCTGGCCCTTGTCGTATCTTTCTCATTTTTGGTCGCCTGATAACTGGGGCACATGGCACCGCTCATGTGGTGGCTTTTGCGGCAATCACCACTTCCGTTGCATTTTTCCGCAGCCTTTAAAATACCCTCACTATCCGAAAAATCCATAGCAGTAGAAACTTCGGGCTCTTTTCGGTCTACCTCGTATCGCAAGGACTCATCCATGGGGTAGGCATCCACTATCTTTCCCGGATTCAGGACTCCATTGGGGTCGAAAATCGTTTTTACGCGTTTCAGGAGTTCATAATTGGCCTCTCCGATCATCAATGGAATGAATTCAGCGCGGACGATACCATCTCCATGTTCGCCACTAAAACTGCCTCGGTATTTTTTGGTGAGTTGGGCCACATCGGTGGTGATACGCCGGAACAAGACCACATCTTCTGCCTTTTTTAGATTCAGAATGGGCCTCAAATGCAATTCTCCAGCCCCTGCATGGGCGTAGTACACGGCATCCTGCCCATATTCTTTCATGATCTGGGTAAACTCCCCGATAAAATCCTTCAGGTCTTCCAAGGCCACTGCGGTGTCTTCGATACAGGCTACCGCTTTACGGTCTCCCACCATATTGCCTAGCAATCCCAATCCGGCCTTACGAAGTTCGATGGCCTTGTTGATGTCTTCCCCGTACAAAACAGGACTGGCATAGCTCAATCCCGACTTTTCAATGGTTTTGAGCAGGGCTTCCAACTGCTTTTCCAGATCTTCCGTGGTAGTTGCCTTGACCTCCAACATCAAAATTCCGGCTGGGTCGCCCTCCACGAAAAAACGATTGGCCAATTGTGCACGATTGTTCTTGGTACAGTCCAGAATTACCTTATCCATCATCTCGCATAGGTGCAGGCTGTGCTGCATCACGGGAGCCACATCGCTCAAGCAATCCTCCAAGGTATGGTAATGGGTAGCCACCATGGCCGCAAAGGGAGGCGGTACATCATCAAGCTGAAGGGTCACTTCGGTGGTAAAGGCCAAAGTTCCCTCACTGCCCGATAAAAGCTTGCACAAATTGAAGTCCTCCTTTTCATCCCCAAAAATCCGGTTCTTCAATAGTTCGTCCACCGCATAACCCGTATTGCGTCTGTGAATGCTCGGTTTCGGGAATTCATCGGCAATCTGTTGCTGCGTTTCCGGATTGGAAAGTTCTTCGTAAAGTTTTTGGTATATGTTAGCTTCCAAAGAATCCCCAATCCGCTTTTGGTCAAATATTTCTTTGGATATATCCGTAAAGTGTGCATCGCTCCCATCGGACAGAATGCATTGCATGGCAACCACCTTATCGCGGGTAACGCCGTATTGTATGGAAGTGGTTCCCGAAGAATTGTTGCCTACCATGCCACCGATCATACATCGGTTTGACGTGGAGGTGTTTGGCCCAAAAAAGAGACCAAAAGGTTGTAGGTACTGATTGAGCTCGTCACGTACCACCCCAGGCTGAACGGTCACTTGCTTTTTCTCCTTGTTCAAATGGATGATTTTGGTGAAGTGTCGGCTCACATCCACCACAATGCCCTCCCCTACGCATTGTCCGGCCAAAGAAGTTCCTGCTGTCCGAGGAATCAGTCCAACCCTATTTTTGTTGGCGAAACCCAATAATGTTTTGATATCCTGTGGATTTTTGGGATAGGCCACCGCTAAGGGCAGTTTGCGATACACCGAAGCATCTGTGGCATAAATCGCCCTGCTCAATTCGTCGAACAACAACTCCCCTTCCAAGGATTCAGAGAGGTCTTTTAACAATTTTTTATCCAAC is drawn from Flagellimonas sp. MMG031 and contains these coding sequences:
- a CDS encoding DUF2268 domain-containing putative Zn-dependent protease (predicted Zn-dependent protease with a strongly conserved HExxH motif); translated protein: MKSIKILALFALYSVIASCNPSPGKTVQASSVVTFTESKSRFTPAQEELIQDIVHTSELKVRKLLPNLPDSINVAVEIVDWNIDVVGGVTGRTETNSPPQVVIQISETYPGGVAKAAETALEHTIFHEFHHLYRGWAIQDNKFGPGIDIASVNEGLAVVFSEVYTVAMEADSPPEATVAEEWATEILALPINANYQHWMFQHPDGRESVGYRTGNYIVRKALAASGKNILELSELPPNEILTLAGY
- a CDS encoding thiol-disulfide oxidoreductase DCC family protein; translated protein: MEDKKIILFDGVCNLCNNAVQFVIKRDKKDIFRYAALQSEIGQELVAQRQIDTSKIDSIILIEPGVAYFTKSDAALEIAQDLGGIWKLSAIFTWIPSSIRDRIYDVVAKNRYKWFGKQDACMIPTPELKAKFLD
- a CDS encoding dicarboxylate/amino acid:cation symporter, with the translated sequence MKKLELHWQILIGMALGVLFALLMVQFDWGPKIVSDWIKPFGNIFINSLKLIAVPLILASLIKGVSDLKDISKLSKMGGRTIGIYIVTTIIAVTIGLLVVNVVKPGGSITEDTRNELVENYKGDADNIKTAADKQKEAGPLQALEDLVPSNIFKAASDNGNMLQVIFFAIFFGIGLILIPEKTAEPVKKFFDGFNEVILKLIDIIMLAAPYGVFALLAALVVESPSLDLFQALAWYAFCVLLGLALMLCVYLLIAWIFTKTNPAFFMKGMSPAQLLAFSTSSSAATLPVTMERVEEHLGVEEEVTSFVLPIGATINMDGTSLYQAVAAVFIAQAFGMDLSLSAQLGIIVTATLASIGSAAVPGAGMVMLVIVLAQAGIPEAGLALIFAVDRPLDMCRTVVNVSGDATVSLLVAKSVDKLGEPKVKNWDDNYRKQKES
- the aroC gene encoding chorismate synthase, translated to MAGNSFGQLFRLTTFGESHGKALGGIIDGCPAGITLDLEKVQEELNRRKPGQSAIVTQRKEPDTVEIYSGVFEGKTTGTPIGFAIHNTNQKSKDYSHIKDSYRPSHADYVYDKKYGFRDYRGGGRSSARETASRVVAGAIAKQFLNDIKINAFVSQVGEMKLDKPYQELDFSKIESNAVRCPDPEMAQQMEAYIKSIKKEGDTIGGVITCVAQNVPIGLGEPVFDKLHARLGEAMLSINAVKGFEYGSGFAGVAMKGSEHNDAFNPDGTTKTNRSGGIQGGISNGMDIYFSVAFKPVATVLQAYDTINKEGEQVTTQGKGRHDPCVVPRAVPIVEAMTALVLADYTLLARTNKI
- a CDS encoding UDP-2,3-diacylglucosamine diphosphatase, which codes for MKRRKIELAVISDVHLGTYGCHADELITYLNSIQPKKLILNGDIIDIWQFSKRYFPPSHLKVLRKIIGMASRGTEVYYITGNHDEMLRKFSDTSMGNFKIMNKLVLNLDGKKAWIFHGDVFDVSIQNAKWLAKLGGYGYDLLILINSFLNWCLAKMGREKYSLSKKIKNSVKGAVKYINDFEKTAAELAIENEYDYVVCGHIHQPKKEIYENKYGRCTYLNSGDWVENLTALEYSFKRWKIYHYNHDRLSPFFMDEDLKEMDMNDLIASITDKEVKMEDLTEQQFSESEEHIDPDFLDNKGLSQD
- a CDS encoding FAD-linked oxidase C-terminal domain-containing protein, translated to MDKKLLKDLSESLEGELLFDELSRAIYATDASVYRKLPLAVAYPKNPQDIKTLLGFANKNRVGLIPRTAGTSLAGQCVGEGIVVDVSRHFTKIIHLNKEKKQVTVQPGVVRDELNQYLQPFGLFFGPNTSTSNRCMIGGMVGNNSSGTTSIQYGVTRDKVVAMQCILSDGSDAHFTDISKEIFDQKRIGDSLEANIYQKLYEELSNPETQQQIADEFPKPSIHRRNTGYAVDELLKNRIFGDEKEDFNLCKLLSGSEGTLAFTTEVTLQLDDVPPPFAAMVATHYHTLEDCLSDVAPVMQHSLHLCEMMDKVILDCTKNNRAQLANRFFVEGDPAGILMLEVKATTTEDLEKQLEALLKTIEKSGLSYASPVLYGEDINKAIELRKAGLGLLGNMVGDRKAVACIEDTAVALEDLKDFIGEFTQIMKEYGQDAVYYAHAGAGELHLRPILNLKKAEDVVLFRRITTDVAQLTKKYRGSFSGEHGDGIVRAEFIPLMIGEANYELLKRVKTIFDPNGVLNPGKIVDAYPMDESLRYEVDRKEPEVSTAMDFSDSEGILKAAEKCNGSGDCRKSHHMSGAMCPSYQATKNEKDTTRARANALREFLTHSEKPNRFDHEELKQVFDLCLSCKACASECPSNVDVATLKAEFLYHYQEANGYSLRSKLFAHNTQLNALGSKVSGVTNWMYESKTIGNFIKKATGVAPERSLPQVGRFNFNNHLKKQRAARTELSKKQVVLYIDEFVQYLDIQIGKDAIELLCKLGYDVELFYGESGRTYLSKGFLKQAKKLVARNLERLKPILDAGTSIVGLEPSAILSFRDEYQRLHEDKGQLTKLASQSFLIEEFLASEIAVKQITSESFTKEERTIKIHGHCHQKALSNQKVTFDMLNLPENYKVTIIPSGCCGMAGSFGYEKEHYEVSMQVGELKLFPAVKKSSTDTIIAANGTSCRHQIKDGTKREALHPVSILRQALVV